In one Corynebacterium bovis DSM 20582 = CIP 54.80 genomic region, the following are encoded:
- a CDS encoding phospho-sugar mutase, translated as MTGLRFGTAGLRAPVGPGPDHMNVSTVSRATAGVAQWLREHATPLREGGPFAVAVGFDSRYGSHAMALATAQVFAGAGFDVTLLAEPTPTPVLAWVVRDRGLDAGVQITASHNPKADNGYKLYLAGGSQIVPPADREIEAAVAAQPSPAWRIPRAANAGLDHGAREGYVAAVAGLEGTGDAAVLAARRTLRIAYTPLHGVGGSTLEEVLRSSGFGSVTTVPSQRWPDPEFPTVEFPNPEEAGATDALVATAGEVGADLLIALDPDADRCMIGVPDPQAPGGYRMLRGDETGPLLARRVLSRYRPAAPAPTPTDTADGPDAAGAGAGADAAPVVATTIVSSGLLAAMAEAEGWDHRETLTGFKYLARAADDRPGELVFAYEEAVGTCPAPDLVADKDGIATALVAAAWAAELAAEGRTLRDELEDLDATYGVYRTAQVAVRTAGPEEAAALVREVTDAPPASLAGVGVTAAPLAGTAGVRLTGEDGGVAVRVIARPSGTEPKAKFYLQVSAPAGADAAHVEAVLDRLTADVRGLAPAV; from the coding sequence GTGACGGGGCTGCGGTTCGGCACGGCCGGCCTGCGCGCGCCCGTCGGCCCCGGCCCGGACCACATGAACGTCTCCACGGTCAGCCGGGCGACGGCCGGGGTCGCGCAGTGGCTGCGGGAGCACGCGACGCCGCTGCGTGAGGGCGGGCCGTTCGCGGTGGCGGTGGGCTTCGACTCCCGCTACGGCTCGCACGCGATGGCCCTGGCGACGGCCCAGGTCTTCGCCGGTGCGGGGTTCGACGTCACGCTCCTGGCGGAGCCGACGCCCACGCCGGTGCTGGCGTGGGTCGTGCGCGACCGGGGGCTGGACGCGGGCGTGCAGATCACCGCGAGCCACAACCCGAAGGCGGACAACGGCTACAAGCTGTACCTCGCGGGCGGCTCGCAGATCGTGCCCCCGGCCGACCGGGAGATCGAGGCGGCCGTCGCGGCGCAGCCGTCACCGGCGTGGCGCATCCCCCGCGCCGCGAACGCGGGTCTCGACCACGGGGCGCGGGAGGGGTACGTCGCGGCCGTCGCCGGGCTCGAGGGCACGGGTGACGCCGCCGTCCTCGCGGCCCGCCGGACGCTCCGGATCGCGTACACGCCGCTCCACGGCGTCGGGGGGTCGACCCTGGAGGAGGTGCTGCGGTCCTCGGGGTTCGGGTCGGTGACGACGGTGCCCTCCCAGCGGTGGCCCGACCCGGAGTTCCCGACCGTCGAGTTCCCGAACCCGGAGGAGGCCGGCGCGACGGACGCGCTCGTCGCCACCGCCGGGGAGGTCGGCGCGGACCTGCTCATCGCCCTCGACCCGGACGCGGACCGGTGCATGATCGGCGTGCCGGACCCGCAGGCCCCGGGCGGGTACCGGATGCTCCGCGGCGACGAGACCGGGCCGCTCCTCGCCCGCCGGGTGCTGTCCCGGTACCGCCCGGCCGCCCCGGCCCCGACGCCGACGGACACGGCCGACGGCCCGGACGCCGCGGGGGCCGGCGCGGGGGCCGACGCCGCGCCGGTCGTCGCGACGACGATCGTGTCCTCCGGGCTGCTCGCCGCGATGGCCGAGGCCGAGGGGTGGGACCACCGGGAGACGCTGACGGGCTTCAAGTACCTGGCCCGCGCGGCGGACGACCGGCCCGGTGAGCTCGTCTTCGCCTACGAGGAGGCCGTCGGCACGTGCCCGGCCCCGGATCTCGTGGCGGACAAGGACGGCATCGCGACCGCGCTCGTCGCCGCCGCGTGGGCCGCCGAACTCGCGGCGGAGGGCCGGACGCTCCGCGACGAGCTGGAGGACCTCGACGCCACCTACGGCGTGTACCGGACCGCGCAGGTGGCGGTGCGGACCGCCGGGCCGGAGGAGGCCGCGGCCCTCGTCCGGGAGGTCACGGACGCGCCGCCGGCGTCGCTCGCCGGGGTGGGGGTCACCGCCGCGCCCCTCGCGGGCACGGCCGGGGTGCGCCTCACGGGGGAGGACGGCGGGGTCGCGGTGCGGGTCATCGCCCGACCGTCGGGGACCGAGCCGAAGGCGAAGTTCTACCTCCAGGTGTCCGCGCCCGCCGGTGCCGACGCCGCCCACGTGGAGGCCGTGCTCGACCGGCTCACGGCGGACGTGCGGGGGCTCGCGCCCGCGGTCTGA